One window from the genome of Eucalyptus grandis isolate ANBG69807.140 chromosome 7, ASM1654582v1, whole genome shotgun sequence encodes:
- the LOC120295591 gene encoding pathogenesis-related protein 1-like, protein MSSRMTIPLRLIFLVALTLALIPLSIAQDSPQDYVAAHNAARSQVGVGPMAWDESVAGYARDYANKHASDCTQLVHSGGPYGENLAWASPDLTGTGAVNMWVGEKPDYEYNSNSCAPGKVCGHYTQVVWRNSIRLGCAKAQCVTGGTLVTCNYDPPGNVVGQKPY, encoded by the coding sequence ATGAGTTCCCGTATGACAATTCCTCTGCGTCTTATTTTTCTCGTCGCGTTAACCCTAGCATTGATCCCTTTGTCCATCGCCCAAGACTCGCCCCAAGACTATGTCGCGGCCCACAATGCGGCTCGCTCTCAGGTTGGTGTGGGCCCGATGGCGTGGGACGAAAGCGTCGCTGGCTATGCCAGGGATTACGCCAACAAGCATGCCAGCGACTGCACGCAACTCGTTCATTCAGGCGGACCCTATGGGGAGAACCTTGCGTGGGCTTCCCCCGATCTTACTGGCACCGGAGCAGTGAACATGTGGGTCGGAGAAAAGCCTGACTACGAATACAATTCCAATTCATGTGCACCGGGAAAGGTCTGTGGGCATTACACTCAGGTGGTGTGGCGCAACTCTATTCGGCTTGGATGTGCAAAGGCCCAATGTGTGACGGGCGGTACTTTGGTCACTTGTAACTACGATCCTCCTGGGAATGTTGTAGGCCAGAAGCCTtactga